In Ipomoea triloba cultivar NCNSP0323 chromosome 15, ASM357664v1, one genomic interval encodes:
- the LOC116006620 gene encoding putative late blight resistance protein homolog R1B-17 — protein sequence MAFVVVTSLLGVVDQHFLQPNQFLTNILDDSQIAVSLSNKLRSLQAFLEESEIQTADEALDAKIRDVAVELEAKIESKLKEVYSSSSNGDRRGLHNTLQSVMKEIESLESRIEIHKQTLPVKEPSTPPSTEAEISVISASTHYNLAAGNEMIGCKDQLERISELLVDKQLSENREVIAVTGMGGIGKTTLARTVYEDPEIKNFFDISAWTVVSHQHNKKEILLRLLGCIVPLTSEIYKKDDGEIADQLRKSLMGQRYLIVLDDIWNTKAWDDIQGCFPDNMNASRILTTTRHDEVAKYVDSSGALGKYTHQMRFLKSDESWELFSLKVSGKKDFDLPEFTPIGKIIVEECQGLPLTIVVIAGLLAKLKESKQWKDVSDNVRSLDKVDPSKTCSKVLSLSYSYLPGHLKACYLYFGVFPEDSDILVGKLAKLWAAEGLLMSEKNMSLEEVSVFYLFDLISRSLVQVNMRSFDGNIKSCKLHDLLHEICVREALKENLMDAHNGSKSSCRWITCRKNQWPITQATHGNHVLDRIRSFMHFGKDLYLAKCRLEFPCLKLLRVLDLSLIKYWHGVPSGLEDLVHLRYLGLTTIGSLYNFQLLKLKNLQTLVVHSWREEDRLQLPINILDLPLLRHAHLSKRAALYLPNMVQERLQSLYWVKVANVNHETNFKRVPKLKELGIYIDDKLPHGALDSLVHLDRLEKLKFEVGRAERFSLPAALSPNLKTLSLRYTYLPWKQMDIIGKLPRLEVLKLKDFAFCGSKWNPSEEGFKNLKLFLIARSDLKHWNATSEHFPVLKRLVLKNCWDLVSIPNDFAGIYTLESIELESCYSSLVKFAEEIKEQLQDFGIDLLVRKLGIKEKMPEEESETEEEDSEGSDDVN from the exons ATGGCATTTGTTGTCGTAACTTCACTACTGGGAGTTGTAGACCAACACTTTCTGCAACCCAATCAATTCTTGACCAATATTCTCGACGATTCACAAATAGCCGTCTCGTTATCCAACAAGCTCCGATCTCTGCAAGCCTTTCTGGAGGAATCGGAGATCCAAACCGCAGATGAAGCTCTGGACGCGAAAATCCGAGACGTTGCCGTCGAATTAGAGGCCAAAATCGAGTCAAAACTCAAAGAGGTGTATTCGTCTTCCAGCAATGGAGATCGCCGCGGGCTTCATAACACCCTCCAATCCGTAATGAAAGAGATTGAATCGCTCGAATCCCGGATCGAGATTCACAAGCAAACCCTACCCGTCAAAGAGCCTTCAACCCCGCCGTCTACGGAGGCGGAAATCTCCGTGATTTCCGCCTCCACACACTACAATTTGGCCGCCGGGAACGAAATGATCGGATGCAAGGATCAATTGGAGAGGATATCGGAGTTGCTCGTCGATAAACAGCTGTCTGAAAATCGGGAAGTCATCGCCGTTACCGGGATGGGCGGTATTGGGAAAACAACCCTTGCTAGAACAGTCTACGAAGATCCAGAAATCAAAAATTTCTTCGACATCTCTGCGTGGACTGTCGTCTCACACCAGCACAACAAAAAAGAGATTCTCCTTCGCCTTCTGGGCTGCATTGTGCCATTGACCAGTGAAATCTACAAGAAAGACGACGGGGAGATAGCGGACCAACTGCGCAAAAGCTTGATGGGTCAAAGGTATCTCATTGTGTTAGACGACATATGGAACACTAAAGCCTGGGACGACATCCAAGGTTGCTTCCCCGACAACATGAACGCCAGTCGAATCTTGACGACCACCAGGCATGACGAGGTAGCTAAGTATGTTGATAGCTCGGGAGCATTGGGTAAGTATACTCACCAAATGCGCTTTCtaaaatcagatgaaagttggGAGTTGTTTTCTTTAAAGGTTTCTGGGAAAAAGGACTTTGATCTCCCTGAATTTACACCAATTGGGAAAATCATTGTTGAGGAATGCCAGGGATTGCCTCTTACCATTGTTGTGATTGCTGGGCTTCTGGCAAAACTTAAAGAATCTAAGCAGTGGAAGGATGTTTCAGACAATGTTAGGTCTTTGGATAAAGTGGATCCTAGTAAGACATGTTCTAAAGTGCTGTCGTTGAGCTATAGCTACTTGCCTGGTCACTTGAAAGCTTGTTATCTTTACTTCGGAGTGTTCCCGGAAGACAGTGACATTCTTGTCGGGAAATTGGCTAAATTATGGGCGGCCGAGGGGCTTTTAATGTCGGAGAAGaatatgagtttggaagagGTGTCAGTGTTTTACCTGTTTGATCTTATTAGTAGAAGTTTAGTTCAGGTTAACATGCGGAGTTTTGATGGGAATATCAAGTCGTGTAAGCTCCATGATCTGTTGCATGAGATTTGCGTGAGAGAGGCGCTAAAGGAGAACCTTATGGATGCACATAATGGATCAAAGTCGAGTTGTCGTTGGATAACCTGCAGGAAAAATCAATGGCCGATCACTCAAGCAACTCATGGGAATCATGTGCTTGATAGGATCCGGTCCTTTATGCATTTTGGTAAGGATTTATATCTTGCGAAATGCAGATTGGAATTCCCGTGTTTGAAATTGCTAAGAGTGTTGGACTTGTCTTTAATAAAATACTGGCATGGTGTGCCTAGCGGGCTAGAGGATTTGGTTCATTTGAGATACTTGGGTTTAACTACTATAGGTTCTCTTTACAATTTTCAATTGTTGAAGCTTAAAAATTTGCAAACTCTCGTGGTTCATTCGTGGAGGGAGGAGGATCGCTTGCAACTGCCGATTAATATTTTGGATTTGCCACTGCTAAGGCATGCTCATCTTTCCAAGAGGGCGGCACTCTATCTTCCAAATATGGTTCAAGAAAGATTACAATCTCTTTATTGGGTGAAAGTTGCCAATGTGAACCACGAAACTAACTTCAAAAGAGTACCTAAGTTGAAAGAATTAGGGATTTACATTGATGATAAATTGCCACATGGTGCTCTTGATAGTCTTGTTCATTTAGATCGGCTTGAGAAGTTAAAATTTGAAGTGGGAAGGGCCGAGCGCTTCTCTCTTCCAGCTGCTTTATCACCAAACCTTAAGACGCTGTCACTTCGTTACACCTATCTTCCATGGAAGCAGATGGACATAATCGGCAAGCTGCCCCGCCTTGAAGTACTCAAATTGAAGGATTTTGCCTTCTGCGGCTCAAAGTGGAATCCATCCGAGGAGGGGTTTAAAAATTTAAAGCTCTTCCTCATTGCACGTTCAGATCTCAAACATTGGAATGCAACTTCAGAACACTTCCCAGTTTTGAAGCGCCTAGTCCTAAAAAACTGTTGGGACTTAGTAAGCATTCCAAATGATTTTGCTGGAATTTACACGCTGGAATCAATCGAGTTAGAAAGTTGTTATTCTTCCCTTGTGAAGTTTGCTGAGGAAATTAAAGAGCAACTACAGGACTTTGGGATTGATTTACTTGTTCGTAAACTTGGAATTAAG GAAAAAATGCCAGAAGAAGAAAGCGAAACTGAGGAAGAAGACAGCGAGGGATCTGATGATGTTAACTAA
- the LOC116007421 gene encoding putative late blight resistance protein homolog R1A-10 encodes MDDIESIDEERISNDLQIRRTGTASLDDDDDDVLPPLPPPPLPKLASAWDYFFPLENEMVGLKDGYEKIMGMLIGGGHKEREIISIVGKGGAGKTTLAEKAYEDPLVLSEFDIRAWIRVSEEFSRSEALLSLLRCISSWNTEIPQGDDTDDLLGLQIRKRLLGQRYLIVIDDLGSTQVWDDIHRYFPDNLNRSRILITTRIQQVAEYASSSEAFIYHIRFLDPVESWDLFVRKMFNRGVCPQELEPIGRKIVEICGGLPLAIVLIAGLLERHGMKPEQWKDFAQNINSTLMGMDSHSVSGVLALSYNNLPTYLQTCLLYLAIFPEDSDIDVKKLMKLWVAEGFVEPEMGKSLEEVAMDYLYDLVARNLVLVVKQSFDGKVKSCTLHDLLRSFCFRKAQEENMLVVSNEYRDDLVGTEEQSSKLGGCWMSCQSRRWPFTPSSLNYNWGKIRSLLYFGKDLYLRKCSFIFPCLKLLRVLDLSLIKYRNGMPNEIENLIHLRYLALTTTGSLYNFQLFKLQSLQTLILFSWMGECHLQVCNDILDLPWLRHVHLDKGSSLDLPSSVQENLQTLFWLKIASWDSKPRDFTRVPNLKELGIYIEGEVSSDAFDGLAQLYRLEKLKFELGRVDHFCLSISFPPNLKKLTLCKTYLPWEEMDIIGKLPNLEVLKLKDFAFCGPIWKPSVETFHRLKFLLVAHSDLEHWDVDVDYLFPVLEYLALRYCWYLKELPSGFEDNTNLRLIELIDCCSSLVDSAKIIQQNLSDYGYDNLLVRHFLTKDELQKDESSKEERKYAI; translated from the exons ATGGATGATATTGAGTCGATTGATGAAGAGCGCATCAGTAATGATCTGCAAATAAGACGAACCGGTACCGCCtcacttgatgatgatgatgatgatgtacTACCACCGCTGCCGCCGCCGCCACTACCTAAACTCGCATCCGCCTGggattatttttttcctttggagaatgAAATGGTCGGACTCAAAGATGGATATGAGAAAATAATGGGCATGCTCATTGGAGGCGGGCACAAGGAACGAGAAATCATCTCAATTGTTGGAAAGGGTGGCGCAGGGAAAACCACTCTAGCTGAAAAAGCTTATGAGGATCCATTAGTTTTGAGTGAGTTTGACATTCGAGCATGGATCCGTGTATCTGAAGAATTCAGTAGAAGCGAAGCACTTCTGAGCCTTTTACGATGTATTTCTTCATGGAACACCGAAATCCCCCAAGGAGACGATACTGATGATCTGCTAGGATTACAAATCCGCAAACGTCTGCTAGGCCAAAGGTATTTGATTGTGATTGATGATCTTGGGAGTACACAAGTATGGGATGACATTCACAGATATTTTCCTGACAATCTCAACAGAAGTCGAATCCTGATAACTACTCGAATACAGCAAGTGGCTGAATATGCTTCCTCATCAGAAGCATTTATTTACCATATACGTTTTCTAGATCCGGTTGAAAGCTGGGATCTATTTGTCAGGAAAATGTTTAATAGAGGAGTTTGTCCACAAGAACTCGAGCCAATTGGGAGAAAAATTGTTGAGATATGTGGTGGATTACCACTAGCAATTGTTCTGATTGCCGGACTTCTCGAAAGGCATGGCATGAAACCAGAGCAGTGGAAGGATTTTGCTCAAAATATTAATTCAACATTAATGGGAATGGACTCTCATTCAGTTTCAGGGGTACTTGCATTGAGCTACAATAACTTGCCAACCTACCTGCAAACTTGTTTGCTATATTTGGCAATTTTTCCCGAGGACAGTGACATTGATGTcaagaaattgatgaaattatggGTGGCAGAGGGATTTGTAGAGCCAGAAATGGGCAAGAGTTTAGAAGAGGTAGCAATGGATTacttgtatgatcttgttgcCAGAAATCTAGTTCTAGTTGTGAAGCAAAGTTTTGATGGGAAAGTCAAATCATGTACGCTTCATGATTTGCTACGTAGCTTTTGCTTCAGAAAAGCACAAGAAGAGAACATGTTGGTTGTTAGTAATGAATATCGAGATGATCTTGTAGGAACAGAAGAACAATCATCAAAACTTGGTGGTTGTTGGATGAGTTGCCAATCCCGTCGTTGGCCATTTACACCAAGTTCTTTGAATTACAATTGGGGTAAAATCCGTTCCCTTCTCTATTTTGGAAAAGATTTATACCTTAGAAAATGCAGCTTCATATTTCCATGTCTCAAATTGTTAAGAGTTTTGGATTTATCTTTAATAAAATACCGGAATGGCATGCCCAATGAAATTGAGAACTTGATTCATTTGAGATATTTAGCTTTAACCACTACTGGTTCTCTTTATAACTTTCAATTGTTTAAACTCCAAAGTTTGCAAACTCTCATTCTCTTTTCGTGGATGGGAGAGTGTCATTTGCAAGTGTGTAATGATATTTTGGATTTGCCTTGGTTAAGGCATGTGCACCTTGACAAGGGATCTTCACTTGATCTCCCAAGCTCAGTTCAAGAAAATTTACAAACTCTTTTCTGGTTGAAAATTGCTAGTTGGGACTCAAAACCCCGGGATTTCACAAGGGTTCCAAATTTGAAGGAATTGGGGATTTACATTGAAGGCGAAGTGTCGAGTGATGCTTTTGATGGTCTTGCTCAATTATATCGTCTTGAGaagttaaaatttgaattgGGAAGGGTCGATCACTTTTGTCTctcaatttcttttccaccaaatCTCAAGAAGTTAACTCTTTGTAAGACCTATCTTCCATGGGAGGAGATGGATATTATTGGCAAACTTCCCAATCttgaagtactaaagctaaaaGATTTTGCTTTTTGTGGCCCAATATGGAAACCAAGTGTTGAGACGTTTCATCGACTAAAGTTCTTGCTTGTTGCGCATTCGGATCTCGAACATTGGGATGTTGATGTAGATTATCTTTTTCCCGTCTTGGAGTACTTAGCCCTAAGATATTGCTGGTACTTGAAAGAACTTCCAAGTGGTTTTGAAGATAATACCAATCTTCGATTAATTGAGTTAATCGATTGTTGTTCTTCTCTTGTGGATTCTGCAAAGATTATTCAACAAAATCTTAGTGATTATGGATATGATAATCTTCTTGTTCGACATTTTTTAACCAAG GACGAATTGCAAAAGGATGAAAGTTCgaaagaagagagaaaatatGCAATTTGA